The following are encoded in a window of Vigna unguiculata cultivar IT97K-499-35 chromosome 8, ASM411807v1, whole genome shotgun sequence genomic DNA:
- the LOC114194183 gene encoding L-type lectin-domain containing receptor kinase IX.1-like: protein MLATMARFHNIKTFLLCYIFLVLPLTIAQPLSFNITNFNDTQSASLVGYAGVAKTENRSIVLNSLVDNGIGRAIYGLPLRFKNSSNGHVTDFSTRFSFTIDVSSRTDYGDGFAFYVAPLAYPIPSDSGGGGLGLYGANQDNIIAVEFDTFPNANVDPPMKHVGINNNSLVSLNSSLFDIDSNIGNMGHVLITYSASAKLLAVSWFFEETSSGFMPNTSLSYQIDLGEILPEWVTVGFSGATGLSNEENVIHSWELTSTLNSTQLNSKEKEGNNGITVKYKFSVQVVVVAVSCSVLFMLVVAAVSWFIIIQKRRNEHDFGFNGEAMPRRFGYEEIVAATNGFADDRRLGEGGTGQVYKGFLSDLGRVVAVKRIFSDVEDSEGIFTNEVKIISRLVHKNLVQLMGWCHEQGELLLVFEYMSNGSLDTHIFGNRRTLTWGVRYNIALGVARALRYLHEEVEQCVLHRDIKSSNVLLDTDFNTKVSDFGIAKLVDPRLRTQKTRVVGTYGYLAPEYVKEGRASKESDMYGFGVVALEIGCGRRTYQDGEYNHVPLTNWVWKKYVDGNILDAADEGLKGDYDVEEMRCLLTLGIWCTHPDHRQRPKAEQVINTLKQETPLPMLSL from the coding sequence ATGTTGGCTACCATGGCACGTTTCCACAACAtcaaaacttttcttctttgcTACATCTTTCTCGTTCTTCCATTAACCATAGCTCAACCACTTTCCTTCAACATCACTAACTTCAACGATACTCAAAGTGCAAGCCTTGTTGGATACGCTGGTGTAGCCAAAACTGAGAACAGAAGCATAGTGCTAAATTCTCTCGTCGACAATGGAATTGGAAGAGCCATCTATGGCCTCCCTCTACGCTTCAAAAACTCTTCTAACGGACACGTCACTGATTTTTCTACCCGTTTTTCATTCACCATCGATGTGTCCTCGAGAACCGACTATGGCGACGGTTTTGCCTTCTACGTCGCACCCCTTGCCTACCCGATTCCGTCGGATTCAGGTGGTGGCGGTCTCGGCCTTTACGGTGCCAACCAAGATAACATCATTGCTGTTGAATTTGACACTTTTCCAAATGCTAATGTTGATCCACCAATGAAGCATGTGGGTATAAACAATAACTCCTTGGTGTCTCTCAACTCTTCCTTGTTTGATATTGACAGCAACATAGGGAACATGGGGCATGTGTTGATAACTTACAGTGCTTCTGCCAAACTCCTTGCTGTTTCATGGTTCTTTGAGGAAACCAGTTCTGGTTTTATGCCCAACACTTCTCTTTCGTACCAGATTGACCTAGGGGAAATTCTCCCGGAGTGGGTCACTGTTGGGTTTTCGGGTGCAACCGGGTTGTCTAATGAGGAGAATGTTATTCATTCCTGGGAACTCACGTCAACTCTGAATTCCACACAGTTAAacagtaaagaaaaagaaggcaATAATGGCATCACAGTTAAATACAAGTTTTCAGTCCAAGTAGTGGTTGTTGCAGTGAGTTGTTCTGTTTTGTTCATGCTAGTGGTTGCTGCTGTTTCTTGGTTTATCATCATCCAGAAGAGAAGAAACGAACATGATTTTGGTTTCAATGGAGAAGCTATGCCTAGAAGGTTTGGTTATGAGGAAATAGTTGCAGCCACGAACGGGTTTGCAGATGATAGAAGGCTGGGAGAAGGAGGCACTGGACAAGTTTACAAAGGGTTTCTGAGTGATTTAGGGCGCGTGGTTGCAGTGAAAAGGATATTTTCTGATGTAGAAGATTCTGAGGGAATATTCACAAACGAGGTGAAGATTATAAGTCGTCTTGTGCATAAAAACCTCGTGCAATTGATGGGGTGGTGCCATGAGCAAGGAGAGTTGTTACTGGTTTTTGAGTACATGAGTAATGGAAGCCTTGACACTCATATATTTGGCAACAGGAGAACCTTGACATGGGGTGTGAGATACAATATAGCGTTAGGTGTGGCTAGGGCACTGCGTTATCTTCATGAAGAGGTGGAGCAGTGTGTTCTTCACAGAGACATAAAGTCAAGTAATGTTTTGTTAGACACAGATTTCAACACTAAGGTTAGTGACTTTGGGATAGCAAAGTTGGTGGATCCAAGATTGAGGACTCAGAAGACAAGGGTGGTGGGGACATATGGGTACCTTGCACCTGAATATGTGAAGGAAGGAAGGGCCAgcaaggagtctgacatgtaTGGTTTTGGGGTTGTGGCTTTAGAGATAGGTTGTGGGAGGAGGACTTACCAGGATGGAGAGTATAACCATGTACCATTGACAAATTGGGTGTGGAAAAAGTATGTGGATGGAAATATTTTGGATGCTGCAGATGAGGGATTGAAGGGAGATTATGATGTGGAAGAAATGAGATGTTTGCTCACTCTGGGAATATGGTGTACTCACCCAGATCACAGGCAAAGGCCAAAGGCAGAACAGGTTATTAATACTCTAAAGCAAGAAACGCCATTGCCAATGCTTTCACTATGA
- the LOC114194184 gene encoding enhancer of rudimentary homolog has translation MANRHTIILMQTSQNRATRTFMDYESITQAMDGICALYERKLKELNPAIRNLSYDIADLYNFIDGLADMSALVYDSSIHAYLPHDRQWIKQKTFQHLKKLAH, from the exons ATG GCTAATCGGCACACCATTATTCTAATGCAGACATCTCAAAATAGAGCCACAAGGACGTTCATGGATTATGAATCCATCACTCAGGCCATGGATG GCATATGTGCATTGTATGAAAGGAAACTGAAGGAGTTAAATCCGGCCATCAGAAATCTCTCTTATGATATTGCTGATCTCTACAACTTCATAGATGGTCTTGCGGACATGAGCGCCCTAGT GTATGATAGTTCAATTCATGCTTACTTGCCGCATGATCGACAGTGGATTAAGCAAAAAACCTTCCAACATTTGAAGAAATTGGCACATTGA